From one Lycium ferocissimum isolate CSIRO_LF1 chromosome 5, AGI_CSIRO_Lferr_CH_V1, whole genome shotgun sequence genomic stretch:
- the LOC132056266 gene encoding NADH dehydrogenase [ubiquinone] iron-sulfur protein 6, mitochondrial, whose amino-acid sequence MASFGRKQGMVMASNLLKTLTGKSSNFGSRSLSGVGSSEVVTSHTDKWMQDSSKKSPMELINEVPPIKVEGRIAACEGDTNPALGHPIEYICLDLPEPAVCKYCGLRFVQDHHH is encoded by the exons ATGGCATCATTTGGAAGGAAACAGGGCATGGTAATGGCCAGCAATCTCCTGAAAACCCTAACCGGAAAATCTTCCAATTTCGGGTCCAGAAGTCTCAGCGGCGTTGGTAGCAGCGAGGTCGTCACCTCCCACACAGACAAATGGATGCAG GATTCTAGCAAGAAATCTCCCATGGAATTGATCAATGAAGTTCCACCTATCAAGGTTGAGGGAAGGATTGCTGCCTGCGAAGGAG ACACTAATCCAGCTCTTGGACATCCAATTGAGTATATATGCCTTGATCTGCCCGAGCCAGCTGTATGCAAGTACTGTGGTTTGCGCTTTGTTCAAGATCATCACCATTAG